A stretch of Miscanthus floridulus cultivar M001 chromosome 13, ASM1932011v1, whole genome shotgun sequence DNA encodes these proteins:
- the LOC136500777 gene encoding ras-related protein RABA5c-like, giving the protein MGDESDGEAEEYLFKVVIIGDSAVGKSNLLSRYARSEFNLHSKATIGVEFQTQSMDIDGKEVKAQIWDTAGQERFRAVTSAYYRGAFGALLVYDISRRSTFDSVGRWLLELNTHSDTTVAKMLVGNKCDLDNIREVPIEEGKALAEAEGLFFMETSALDATNVKTAFDIVIREIYSNVSRKILNSDSYKAELSLNRVSIDGDSKDDQKQTSRFGCC; this is encoded by the exons ATGGGGGACGAGTCGGACGGGGAGGCGGAGGAGTACCTGTTCAAGGTGGTGATCATCGGGGACAGCGCGGTGGGGAAGAGCAACCTGCTGTCCCGGTACGCGCGCAGCGAGTTCAACCTCCACTCCAAGGCCACCATCGGGGTGGAGTTCCAGACGCAGAGCATGGACATCGACGGCAAGGAGGTCAAGGCCCAGATCTGGGACACCGCCGGCCAGGAGCGCTTCCGCGCCGTCACCTCCGCCTACTACCGCGGCGCCTTCGGCGCGCTCCTCGTCTACGACATCTCCCGCCGCTCCACCTTTGACAGCGTCGGCCGCTGGCTCCTGGAGCTCAACA CACATTCCGACACTACCGTGGCCAAGATGTTGGTAGGCAACAAATGCGATCTGGATAACATCCGCGAAGTGCCCATCGAGGAAGGCAAGGCGCTGGCCGAAGCTGAAGGCCTGTTCTTCATGGAGACGTCGGCTCTGGACGCCACGAACGTGAAGACGGCTTTCGATATCGTCATCAGGGAGATCTACAGCAACGTGAGCCGAAAGATCCTGAACTCAGACTCTTACAAGGCCGAGCTGTCCCTCAACAGGGTAAGCATCGACGGCGACTCGAAAGATGACCAGAAGCAGACGAGCCGGTTCGGGTGTTGCTAG
- the LOC136500861 gene encoding transcription factor bHLH78-like — MEGSRAGAGDYIASLLSSSPRLDFGVLGADGGGGREEDCLDKFCGDPGFAARAARLSSFSGQRFPGAAGLFGLPPPVPAASGGGGEFAGSREASSVSDPASVMKDANDKKRKAPAAAKGKGKESSFQAGEQKDPDAKRCKTEGGEGSPVKLKSEQAGSDSSVEDGGQNQKPPGKGKNAKPVEPPKDYVHVRARRGQATDSHSLAERVRRERISQRMKVLQDLVPGCNKVIGKALMLDEIINYVQSLQRQVEFLSMKLATVNPLDFSNLPTLLQKDMFQACGPSASSVFSLESSSSGFPFSDQGDVFQSFVPNGLENQCGLNPLDLALSQATNGQYGFQDGTAGTNLQQRSYWEEDLQSVFHIDNNGQSQENGVSVSAQSFHGQLQEDHMKMEF, encoded by the exons ATGGAGGGCAGCAGAGCCGGCGCCGGCGACTACATTGCCAGCCTGCTGAGCTCGTCGCCGAGGCTCGACTTCGGCGTGCTCggcgccgacggcggcggcggcagggaggAGGACTGCCTGGACAAGTTCTGCGGCGACCCGGGGTTCGCGGCGCGCGCGGCGCGGCTGTCCAGCTTCAGCGGGCAGCGCTTCCCCGGCGCCGCGGGCCTCTTCGGGCTGCCCCCGCCGGTGCCCgccgcgagcggcggcggcggcgagttcGCTGGCTCCCGGGAGGCGTCGTCGGTGTCCGACCCGGCGTCCGTGATGAAGGACGCCAATGACAAGAAGCGGAAGGCGCCCGCGGCCGCCAAAGGCAAAGGCAAGGAGTCCTCTTTCCAG GCAGGGGAGCAGAAGGATCCGGACGCCAAGAGGTGCAAGACGGAGGGAGGCGAGGGGAGCCCCGTGAAGCTCAAGTCGGAGCAGGCCGGGAGCGACAGCTCTGTCGAGGACGGCGGGCAGAACCAGAAGCCGCCGGGCAAGGGGAAGAATGCGAAGCCGGTGGAGCCCCCCAAGGACTACGTCCATGTCCGGGCCAGGAGAGGGCAGGCTACTGACAGCCACAGCCTCGCAGAGAGG GTGAGAAGAGAGAGGATCAGCCAGAGGATGAAGGTTCTTCAGGACCTGGTGCCAGGATGCAACAAG GTGATTGGCAAGGCGCTCATGCTTGACGAGATCATAAACTACGTGCAATCGCTGCAACGACAGGTCGAG TTCCTCTCCATGAAGCTTGCAACCGTGAACCCACTCGACTTCAGCAACCTGCCTACCCTCCTACAAAAAGAT ATGTTCCAAGCCTGTGGCCCTTCAGCAAGCTCGGTCTTCTCGCTGGAAAGCTCCAGCTCAGGGTTTCCGTTCAGCGACCAAGGAGATGTGTTCCAGTCGTTCGTTCCAAACGGCTTGGAGAACCAGTGTGGCCTTAATCCGCTGGACCTGGCTCTGTCTCAGGCTACCAATGGACAGTATGGTTTTCAGGATGGGACAGCCGGCACAAACCTGCAG caAAGAAGCTACTGGGAGGAGGACCTCCAAAGCGTTTTCCACATCGACAACAACGGGCAGAGCCAGGAGAACGGGGTTTCAGTTTCAGCGCAGAGCTTTCATG GTCAGTTACAAGAAGACCACATGAAAATGGAGTTCTGA